From a single Arachis hypogaea cultivar Tifrunner chromosome 3, arahy.Tifrunner.gnm2.J5K5, whole genome shotgun sequence genomic region:
- the LOC112790068 gene encoding polynucleotide 3'-phosphatase ZDP has product MLTIPKFLVIVTANHPNNLPNPITSLFLPHSPFLPRFALRASSPVSKRLFWWTRKPNPKPFQSTMPGSSMLAEYAKSNRSTCKACSKAIESKALRLGVVAKGKGGFDITKWHHLDCFPFPSDSESLLASPEDAIKGFSSLKSTDQEALKKILVGAHDKSQKKVDKAIEDIKKDEGRDTKRRKLCESDIEAVEEINFSVSEVKNNYKDATLLPKWKAFQTVIYLERDDGLNDSSKIAAFDFDGCLAKTAVNKVGADAWSLMYPSIPDKLQSLYKDGYKLVIFTNESNIERWKNKRQVAVDSKIGRLNNFIEKVKVPIQVFIACGVGKGKADGKDDPFRKPKSGMWHLMKQHFNSGIAIDMDQSFYVGDAAGRESDHSDADIKFAEAIGLKFFVPEEYFDA; this is encoded by the exons atgctAACCATTCCCAAATTCCTCGTAATCGTCACCGCCAATCACCCTAATAATCTCCCCAACCCTATCACTTCCCTCTTCCTCCCACACTCTCCGTTTCTCCCGCGGTTCGCACTCCGCGCATCCTCCCCCGTTTCGAAACGTCTCTTCTGGTGGACCAGAAAGCCAAACCCAAAACCATTTCAGTCCACAATGCCTGGTTCGTCTATGTTGGCGGAGTACGCGAAGTCCAACCGGTCAACGTGCAAGGCGTGCTCGAAGGCGATCGAGTCGAAGGCGCTGAGACTGGGCGTTGTCGCAAAGGGCAAAGGAGGGTTCGACATTACCAAATGGCACCACCTCGATTGCTTCCCTTTCCCCTCTGACTCTGAATCCCTTCTTGCTTCCCCTGAGGACGCTATCAAAGGCTTCTCCTCATTGAAG AGTACTGACCAGGAAGCTTTGAAGAAGATATTGGTAGGTGCACATGACAAGTCTCAAAAGAAG GTTGATAAAGCTATAGAGGACATAAAAAAGGATGAAGGCAGGGATACAAAGCGAAGGAAG CTGTGTGAATCAGACATTGAAGCAGTAGAGGAAATTAACTTTTCAGTTTCTGAAGTGAAGAACAACTACAAG GATGCTACCCTCTTACCAAAATGGAAAGCATTTCAGACAGTCATATATCTTGAACGG GATGATGGCCTGAATGACTCAAGCAAAATTGCTGCATTTGATTTTGATGGGTGTCTTGCAAAAACTGCTGTGAATAA agTGGGTGCAGATGCTTGGTCCCTCATGTATCCTTCAATTCCTGATAAATTACAAAGCTTATACAAGGATGGGTACAAGCTG gtaattttcaccaatgaatccAATATTGAACGTTGGAAAAATAAGAGACAAGTAGCTGTGGACTCAAAAATTGGACGTCTCAATAATTTTATTGAGAAAGTGAAGGTTCCAATTCAG GTGTTTATTGCTTGTGGGGTAGGTAAAGGTAAAGCAGACGGAAAAGACGATCCTTTTCGCAAACCTAAATCAGGGATGTGGCATCTGATGAAGCAGCACTTTAACTCCGGCATTGCCATTGACATGgatca ATCATTTTATGTTGGTGATGCAGCTGGGAGAGAATCAGATCACAGTGATGCAGATATCAAATTTGCAGAG GCCAttggtttaaaattttttgtccctgaagagTATTTCGATGCCTGA
- the LOC112790069 gene encoding uncharacterized protein codes for MARRSYKIDLGCIACDELTEIGAGKSGWLVDNPNLLCAIDTHSLALANRSSILLILSWSDSNASRVMIRPELSPIEAEFISAIEWFVLDDVSVVVAGTSCGYLLVFSLRGELIHRQMIYPGRVLKLRVRGTKKDLIQDTSSEEFCVIMPGVVARFDGSDIQNMLQKWFEEEYPQFWVQKPKSQDSEDFENQYVKLPYQLWNIGKYGTCADAALTGIMPPPLLENQSSQRYYCAVAVGEDAVISAYRLSEDKGRSLVGELLSKVVPAAFSTVASFSKLIWRSEQTSPKKSPKKSEEKPQPFARASPLTCFKDHPRKGEKLTLSPSGTLAAITDSLGRILLLDTQALVVVRLWKGYRDASCLFMEMLVNKDTTSSSSNHYEPVKSDYCLCLAIHAPRKGIIEIWQMRTGPRLRTIPCAKGSKMLQPTYRVGASTSSAPYVPLEVFFLNGDSGVISVLSRTLDS; via the exons ATGGCAAGGCGATCCTACAAGATCGACTTGGGCTGCATAGCCTGCGACGAGCTCACCGAAATCGGCGCCGGCAAGTCAGGCTGGCTCGTTGACAACCCAAACCTTCTCTGCGCCATCGACACTCATTCCCTCGCCCTCGCCAACCGCTCCTCTATTCTCCTCATCCTCTCCTGGTCCGACTCCAACGCATCTCGCGTCATGATCCGACCCGAATTGTCTCCTATCGAGGCCGAATTCATCTCTGCCATCGAGTGGTTCGTCTTGGATGACGTCAGCGTCGTCGTCGCCGGCACCTCCTGCGGTTACCTGCTTGTTTTCTCGCTCCGTGGGGAACTCATTCATAGACAG ATGATTTATCCTGGACGAGTTTTAAAGTTAAGAGTTCGGGGAACAAAGAAAGACTTAATTCAAGATACTTCATCAGAAGAATTTTGTGTCATTATGCCAGGTGTAGTTGCCCGCTTTGATGGCTCCGATATTCAG AATATGCTTCAGAAATGGTTTGAAGAAGAATATCCTCAATTTTGGGTTCAAAAGCCAAAGAGCCAAGATTCAgaggattttgaaaatcaatatgTAAAATTACCTTACCAGTTATGGAATATTGGCAAGTATGGTACTTGTGCTGATGCAGCACTCACAGGCATAATGCCTCCACCACTATTGGAAAACCAG TCCAGTCAACGTTATTATTGTGCAGTGGCTGTTGGAGAGGATGCTGTGATCTCAGCATACAG ACTCTCTGAGGACAAAGGCAGGTCTTTAGTGGGAGAACTCTTGTCTAAAGTTGTACCCGCAGCATTTTCCACAGTAGCATCTTTTTCGAAGTTGATTTGGCGGAGTGAACAGACCTCTCCCAAGAAATCTCCAAAGAAATCAGAGGAGAAGCCACAGCCCTTTGCTCGAG CTTCACCTTTGACTTGTTTTAAGGATCACCCTAGGAAGGGTGAGAAGCTTACCTTATCCCCAAGTGGTACATTGGCTGCTATAACAGATTCACTTGGTCGCATATTGCTGCTTGATACTCAAGCACTTGTGGTTGTGCGCTTGTGGAAG GGATATAGGGACGCCAGCTGTCTATTCATGGAGATGTTGGTTAATAAAGACACCACATCGTCAAGCTCTAATCACTATGAACCTGTGAAGAGTGATTACTGTTTGTGTTTGGCTATTCATGCACCTAGAaaaggaatcattgag ATCTGGCAAATGAGAACTGGACCTCGTCTTAGAACAATTCCTTGTGCAAAAGGTAGCAAAATGTTGCAACCAACGTACAGGGTTGGTGCTTCAACGTCTTCCGCTCCATATGTGCCACTTGAAGTTTTCTTCTTAAATGGGGACTCGGGTGTGATTTCAGTCTTAAGTCGAACCTTGGATTCTTGA